One genomic segment of Pseudomonadota bacterium includes these proteins:
- a CDS encoding MFS transporter: MSTEATMTGAMPASAEARKTFAVCFAALVATSFCFILRAFSIDAWGVEFGLSETQKGELAGVGLWPFAISIVLLSLIIDRIGFKMTLWFAAACHVLGLILILQADGYWSLYWGTFVLSLGNGAVEAGINPLIAREFRHDKATWLNRLHAGWPAGFVLGGILAMMFPAGMGWRYQMALILIPVVTYIVMLLPRQFPPSERVAAGVSYREMLAEAGFVSAFVVALLMVFELARVFEWGDALKWGLIAALTFGYGLWSRSAGKPLFIVMILVMIPLAITELGTDSWITSILTPAMTDLGVNAGWVLVYAMAIVLVLRLFAGPLIHRFSPLGLLAISALIAIAGLLLLSNSKGAAAIVIAATVYSFGKAFFWPTSLGVVAEQSPRGGAITLNVVAGIGMLGAGVIGGPLIGKVLDGQMVHGVAAYDAKNNTQLVETLKIDRTGIFGGYTAIDPTKRATLAGDEKAAVDAAERESKHDALRKIAILPGIMFLVYLGLILYFRSRGGYKPVVLDLKK, from the coding sequence ATGAGTACAGAAGCCACTATGACCGGCGCGATGCCGGCTTCAGCCGAGGCCAGGAAAACTTTCGCGGTGTGTTTCGCCGCGCTGGTAGCGACATCCTTTTGCTTCATCCTCCGCGCGTTTTCGATAGACGCGTGGGGGGTGGAGTTTGGTTTGTCGGAAACCCAGAAGGGCGAGCTCGCGGGTGTCGGCCTGTGGCCGTTCGCGATCAGCATCGTGTTGCTGTCGCTCATCATCGATCGCATCGGGTTCAAGATGACGCTGTGGTTCGCCGCGGCGTGCCACGTGCTGGGCCTGATCCTCATTCTGCAGGCAGATGGCTACTGGTCGCTGTACTGGGGCACCTTCGTGCTGTCGCTGGGTAACGGCGCGGTGGAGGCAGGCATCAACCCGCTGATCGCGCGCGAGTTCCGCCACGACAAGGCGACCTGGCTCAACCGTCTGCATGCCGGATGGCCCGCGGGCTTCGTGCTCGGCGGCATTCTCGCCATGATGTTCCCCGCCGGCATGGGCTGGCGTTACCAGATGGCACTGATCCTCATCCCGGTGGTCACGTACATCGTGATGCTGCTGCCACGCCAGTTCCCGCCCAGCGAACGCGTCGCGGCCGGTGTGTCGTACCGCGAGATGCTGGCGGAGGCCGGCTTCGTCAGCGCCTTCGTCGTCGCGCTGCTCATGGTGTTCGAACTGGCGCGTGTGTTCGAGTGGGGTGACGCGCTCAAGTGGGGCCTCATCGCCGCGCTGACCTTCGGCTATGGCCTGTGGTCGCGTTCGGCTGGCAAGCCGCTGTTCATCGTGATGATCCTCGTGATGATTCCGCTCGCCATCACCGAGCTCGGCACGGACAGCTGGATCACCTCCATCCTCACGCCCGCGATGACCGATCTCGGCGTCAACGCCGGGTGGGTGCTGGTGTATGCGATGGCGATCGTGCTGGTGCTGCGGCTGTTCGCAGGCCCGCTGATTCACCGGTTCTCACCGCTGGGTCTGCTGGCCATCTCCGCGTTGATCGCGATCGCCGGATTGCTGCTGTTGTCGAACTCGAAGGGCGCGGCGGCGATCGTGATCGCAGCCACGGTGTACAGCTTCGGCAAGGCGTTCTTCTGGCCGACCTCGCTCGGCGTGGTGGCCGAGCAGTCGCCGCGCGGTGGCGCCATCACGCTGAACGTGGTGGCCGGCATCGGCATGCTCGGCGCGGGCGTGATCGGCGGCCCGCTGATCGGCAAGGTGCTGGACGGCCAGATGGTGCACGGCGTCGCGGCCTACGATGCGAAGAACAACACGCAGCTGGTCGAGACGCTGAAGATCGATCGCACCGGCATCTTCGGCGGTTATACCGCCATCGATCCCACCAAGCGCGCGACGCTCGCGGGCGATGAGAAAGCCGCGGTCGATGCGGCCGAACGCGAGTCGAAACACGATGCGCTGCGCAAGATCGCCATCCTGCCGGGCATCATGTTCCTCGTGTACCTCGGCCTGATCCTGTATTTCCGCAGCCGCGGCGGCTACAAACCCGTGGTCCTGGATCTCAAGAAATAA
- a CDS encoding TonB-dependent receptor, with protein sequence MSILVLLMAASGAAGPATSAPEIVVTGSRVATPADDVAANITVLRREDFDVEKPTRLSDLLRRVAGIHIDQVGGRGGTGSLYMRGADPNYTLVLVDGVRVNDPTNARGGSFDFSTFDVADVERVEIARGPYSAVYGGDALAGVINIVTRKTAQEKSHASLDAMGGAFDTREISLRAGGPVAGGNWNLGVSDSNEGEVVRGNHFEAQRVSGSYDTAFGDSTTLSVSGRYADSERASFPDDSGGYGFAAIRDTEKRAAHEAVFGAALTHRAGDASFSLALGYFDRNDRIDSPGIAPGVRDPFGVPPSLVDSSIERTSATFTGTQKFSDLVSLAYGVDWLREAGVSDGSLDFGGGFVLPTSFELTRTSWAPFAEVRLDTHFGLSTQAGVRVDKPDGESSVTSPRVRVAYEFAGSGFTLAGAWGKAYKLPSLYALGHPLVGNPDLVPERGESHELELSQTLSGGAARWSATWFDGAFRNAIDFDSGPPPMLVNRNRVDSHGVELAGQVAVGEQWLLDASVTNMKNRIASTGGELRNRPEWRAGASAHWMPLTTLRFSAAATYVGSAFDSSIATGDVRLSPYTRIDVSAVWQLSPRFETYLAIDNLTDEKFEEFIGNESRGILPRAGVKFSL encoded by the coding sequence ATGTCCATTCTCGTACTGCTGATGGCCGCCAGCGGCGCCGCCGGCCCCGCCACATCGGCGCCTGAAATCGTGGTCACCGGTTCGCGCGTCGCGACGCCGGCCGACGACGTCGCCGCGAATATCACCGTGCTCCGGCGCGAAGATTTCGACGTCGAAAAACCCACGCGGCTGTCGGACCTGCTGCGGCGGGTCGCGGGCATACACATCGACCAGGTCGGCGGGCGCGGCGGTACCGGCTCGTTGTACATGCGCGGCGCCGACCCTAACTACACGCTGGTGCTGGTGGACGGCGTGCGTGTCAACGACCCCACGAACGCGCGCGGCGGCTCGTTCGATTTCTCCACCTTCGACGTGGCCGATGTCGAACGCGTGGAGATCGCGCGCGGTCCTTATTCCGCCGTGTATGGCGGCGACGCGCTGGCGGGTGTCATCAACATCGTCACGCGCAAGACGGCGCAGGAGAAATCCCATGCGTCGCTCGACGCCATGGGCGGCGCGTTCGACACGCGCGAGATCAGCCTGCGCGCCGGCGGCCCCGTGGCCGGCGGCAACTGGAATCTCGGCGTGAGCGACAGCAACGAAGGCGAGGTCGTGCGCGGCAATCATTTCGAAGCGCAGCGCGTGTCGGGCAGCTACGACACCGCGTTCGGCGATTCGACCACGCTCAGCGTGTCGGGCCGTTACGCGGATTCGGAACGCGCCAGTTTCCCCGACGACAGCGGCGGTTATGGTTTCGCTGCGATTCGCGACACGGAAAAGCGCGCTGCGCACGAAGCCGTGTTCGGCGCGGCGCTCACCCATCGCGCCGGCGACGCGAGTTTCTCGCTGGCGCTCGGATATTTCGATCGCAACGACCGTATCGATTCGCCCGGCATCGCACCCGGCGTGCGCGATCCGTTCGGCGTGCCGCCGAGCCTCGTTGATTCCAGCATCGAGCGCACATCCGCCACGTTCACGGGCACGCAGAAATTTTCCGACCTCGTCTCGCTGGCCTACGGCGTCGACTGGCTGCGCGAGGCAGGCGTGAGCGACGGTTCGCTCGACTTCGGCGGCGGCTTCGTGTTGCCGACCTCGTTCGAATTGACGCGCACTTCGTGGGCGCCGTTCGCGGAGGTGCGGCTCGACACGCACTTCGGGCTATCCACCCAGGCAGGCGTGCGCGTCGACAAGCCGGATGGAGAGTCTTCCGTGACGAGCCCGCGTGTGCGCGTGGCCTATGAATTCGCGGGCAGCGGCTTCACGCTGGCGGGCGCCTGGGGCAAGGCGTACAAGCTGCCGTCGCTGTACGCGCTCGGCCATCCGCTGGTGGGCAATCCCGATCTCGTGCCGGAGCGCGGCGAGTCGCACGAGCTGGAGCTGTCGCAGACTTTGTCAGGCGGCGCGGCGCGCTGGAGCGCCACGTGGTTCGACGGCGCGTTCCGCAACGCCATCGATTTCGATTCCGGCCCGCCGCCGATGCTGGTCAATCGCAATCGCGTGGATTCGCATGGCGTGGAGCTCGCCGGACAGGTGGCGGTCGGCGAACAGTGGCTGCTGGACGCAAGCGTCACCAATATGAAAAACCGCATCGCCTCGACCGGCGGCGAACTGCGCAACCGGCCCGAGTGGCGCGCGGGCGCGTCGGCGCACTGGATGCCGCTCACCACGTTGCGGTTCTCCGCGGCGGCGACATACGTGGGATCCGCGTTCGATTCGTCGATCGCGACGGGCGACGTGCGGCTGTCGCCGTACACGCGTATCGATGTGAGCGCGGTGTGGCAGCTGTCGCCGCGCTTCGAGACCTATCTCGCCATCGACAATCTCACGGACGAGAAATTCGAAGAGTTCATCGGCAACGAGTCGCGCGGAATCCTGCCGCGCGCGGGCGTGAAATTCAGTCTTTGA
- a CDS encoding helix-turn-helix domain-containing protein, with product MAVLAEKWTLLIVSALADGPMRTAQIRRGVDGVSEKMLIQTLRKLEAFGLVSRKSYPEVPPRVEYRLTALGKSLARLAGLFGRWVERNAVNLLRAEQSGKAAA from the coding sequence ATGGCGGTGCTGGCGGAGAAGTGGACCCTGTTGATCGTCAGCGCGCTGGCGGACGGGCCGATGCGCACGGCGCAGATCCGGCGCGGCGTGGATGGCGTCTCGGAAAAGATGCTCATCCAGACGCTGCGCAAGCTGGAAGCGTTCGGGCTCGTGAGCCGCAAGAGTTATCCCGAAGTGCCGCCGCGCGTGGAATATCGCCTGACGGCGCTGGGCAAATCGCTGGCGCGCCTGGCGGGTTTGTTTGGCCGCTGGGTGGAGCGCAACGCGGTGAACCTGCTGCGGGCCGAGCAATCCGGCAAAGCCGCAGCCTGA
- the gstA gene encoding glutathione transferase GstA, with translation MQLYFSPGACSLATHITLRELGLPFDLKRVDTKTKKLEDGSDYYAINSKGAVPALKLDNGQALTEGVAIMQYLADQKGDGTLAPKNGSFERYRLQEWLNYITSEVHKSFSPLWNPTADPAVKEYASANLFKKFDWLESQLKGKKYLTGDAFTVADAYLFTVVNWTNFLGIDLGKWPSLKEYQARVAARPKVQEAMEAEGLNKKAA, from the coding sequence ATGCAACTGTATTTCTCCCCCGGCGCCTGTTCGCTCGCCACCCACATCACCTTGCGTGAGCTCGGCCTGCCGTTCGACCTCAAGCGCGTCGACACGAAGACCAAGAAGCTCGAGGACGGCTCCGACTATTACGCCATCAACTCGAAGGGCGCGGTGCCCGCGCTCAAACTCGACAACGGCCAGGCCCTGACCGAGGGCGTGGCGATCATGCAGTACCTCGCCGATCAGAAAGGCGACGGCACCCTCGCTCCCAAGAACGGCTCGTTCGAGCGTTATCGCCTGCAGGAGTGGCTCAACTACATCACGAGCGAAGTGCACAAGAGTTTCTCGCCGCTGTGGAACCCCACGGCCGATCCGGCGGTGAAGGAATACGCCTCCGCCAATCTCTTCAAGAAGTTCGACTGGCTCGAGTCGCAGCTCAAGGGCAAGAAGTACCTGACCGGGGATGCCTTCACGGTGGCGGACGCCTATCTATTCACGGTGGTGAACTGGACCAACTTCCTCGGTATCGATCTCGGCAAATGGCCGTCGCTGAAGGAATACCAGGCACGTGTCGCCGCGCGCCCGAAAGTCCAGGAAGCGATGGAAGCCGAAGGCCTGAACAAAAAGGCCGCCTGA
- a CDS encoding Gfo/Idh/MocA family oxidoreductase, whose protein sequence is MRPLRWGMIGGGEGAFIGAVHRMAARVDGRYQLVAGAFSSDAEKTRRSALALGVDVERAYPSVDALIAGEAQRADGVEVVSVVTPNHMHYPQSAALLEAGLDVICDKPLTTNLADAEKLVALAARKQRLLGVTFNYTGYPMIRHAKQLIADGAIGTLRVVQVEYPQGWLATAIEKSGQKQASWRTDPKQAGAGALGDIGSHAFQLAEFVTGAKVEEVAADVTAIVPGRVIDDNVNVLLRFADGARGSLWASQVAIGRLNSHRLRVYGETGSIEWFQERPEELLVVAAGASPQTVRRGDPGTPTSSVGLPGGHPEGFIEAFSQLYTDFAERVTARLENRAPKAASLFAPDAVTGTRVMAFIEAVLKSGQANSAWTRI, encoded by the coding sequence ATGAGGCCATTGCGCTGGGGGATGATCGGTGGCGGCGAGGGCGCCTTCATCGGCGCCGTACATCGCATGGCCGCGCGTGTGGATGGGCGGTATCAGCTCGTCGCGGGCGCCTTCTCCTCGGATGCCGAGAAAACCAGGCGTTCCGCGCTCGCCCTCGGGGTGGATGTTGAGCGTGCCTATCCGAGCGTCGATGCGCTGATCGCGGGCGAGGCCCAACGGGCCGACGGCGTCGAAGTGGTTTCGGTAGTTACCCCGAATCACATGCACTACCCGCAGTCGGCCGCGCTGCTCGAAGCCGGGCTCGACGTCATCTGCGACAAGCCGCTGACTACCAATCTCGCGGATGCCGAAAAGCTGGTCGCGCTGGCGGCCCGCAAGCAGCGCTTGTTAGGCGTGACGTTCAACTACACCGGGTACCCGATGATCCGGCACGCGAAGCAACTCATCGCCGATGGTGCGATCGGCACGCTGCGCGTCGTGCAGGTGGAATACCCGCAAGGCTGGCTTGCGACCGCCATCGAGAAAAGCGGGCAGAAGCAGGCCAGCTGGCGTACGGATCCCAAACAAGCCGGCGCGGGCGCGCTGGGTGACATCGGCTCGCATGCCTTTCAACTGGCCGAGTTCGTCACAGGCGCAAAGGTCGAGGAAGTGGCGGCCGACGTGACGGCCATTGTTCCGGGCCGCGTCATCGACGACAACGTGAACGTGCTGCTGCGTTTCGCCGACGGCGCGCGCGGCAGTTTGTGGGCCAGCCAGGTGGCCATCGGACGTCTCAATTCACACCGGTTGCGCGTGTACGGCGAGACGGGTTCCATCGAGTGGTTCCAGGAGCGGCCGGAGGAATTGCTGGTCGTCGCAGCGGGTGCGTCGCCGCAGACCGTGCGGCGCGGCGATCCGGGCACGCCGACGAGTTCAGTAGGCTTGCCCGGCGGCCATCCCGAAGGTTTCATCGAAGCCTTCTCGCAGCTCTACACCGATTTCGCCGAACGCGTGACCGCGCGGCTCGAGAACCGCGCGCCCAAGGCGGCGTCCCTGTTTGCGCCGGATGCCGTGACCGGCACGCGCGTGATGGCATTCATCGAAGCGGTTTTGAAATCGGGCCAGGCGAACAGCGCCTGGACCCGGATCTGA